The following are encoded together in the Flavobacterium sp. TR2 genome:
- a CDS encoding AraC family transcriptional regulator: MKTISYNFTLTPQWLDKLAEQIDAKVLKNTIIAFPKDTADGYLYFTQAISGISVSLLNLNAKTPLTISREISDGNFFIVSYDLSDTDTNINDKDEDVQMSFYEKPNYNITDNNIPHCYEPQLSKKTFVLQLLIDKRLFPDFENHCAKIKSLNDSFAVHNIFNFYGKTDIDSTILLHQLKNKNIHDISFDSFLKGITLKLTANLLKRGTSPYAAKIMSKNKEAVDKTKFYLLSNLHDSFPSIKVLANMAGMSTSKYKIAFKQQNFTSPAKFFIAEKMKLAKKLLTSGNFATLNTISNDLNYCNSSTLNRRYFQQFNKRPMDDFIRNANLFLQ, translated from the coding sequence ATGAAAACAATATCATACAATTTCACTTTAACTCCTCAATGGCTGGACAAGCTGGCTGAGCAAATAGACGCCAAGGTTTTAAAAAATACCATAATTGCGTTTCCGAAAGATACAGCCGATGGGTACTTGTATTTTACACAGGCTATCTCTGGAATTTCTGTTTCTTTGCTAAATTTAAACGCTAAAACGCCTCTTACTATTAGCAGAGAAATATCGGATGGAAACTTTTTTATTGTTTCTTACGATTTAAGCGATACAGATACTAACATCAATGATAAAGATGAAGATGTTCAGATGAGTTTTTATGAAAAACCTAACTATAATATAACAGACAATAATATTCCTCATTGCTATGAGCCGCAGTTGAGCAAAAAAACATTTGTTCTTCAGCTTTTAATTGACAAAAGATTATTTCCAGATTTTGAAAACCATTGCGCAAAAATCAAGTCTTTGAACGATTCTTTTGCTGTACACAACATTTTTAATTTCTATGGAAAAACAGACATTGATAGCACTATTTTGCTGCATCAGCTGAAGAATAAAAACATTCATGACATATCTTTTGATTCTTTTCTGAAGGGAATTACACTGAAGCTAACGGCTAATTTATTAAAAAGAGGCACTTCGCCTTATGCTGCTAAAATTATGTCTAAGAATAAGGAAGCGGTCGACAAAACCAAGTTTTACCTGCTTTCCAATTTACATGATTCTTTTCCTTCTATTAAAGTATTGGCTAATATGGCTGGAATGTCTACATCAAAATACAAAATAGCTTTTAAACAGCAAAACTTTACTTCACCAGCTAAATTTTTCATAGCTGAAAAAATGAAACTTGCCAAAAAGCTTCTTACCAGCGGGAATTTTGCAACACTTAATACGATAAGCAACGATCTTAATTATTGCAATTCTAGCACATTAAACAGAAGGTATTTTCAACAATTTAATAAGAGGCCAATGGATGATTTTATTAGGAATGCTAATTTATTTCTCCAATAA
- a CDS encoding AraC family transcriptional regulator, with product MKKEFQNDVQGLDQNVSILREPMKQSEKGLLGIFSADNNSYSYFVEVEQDIGVFYIDETCTDTIQLASKSSKDDFVCLYYTISDENSELVFKIGSEIIKGWGYNFFSTNRFLKVEPKNKETKVDVLCIFMRKEVIARHLENIKGFEKKTFFNEYYSQSNALRYEQISGESFQLLRDLQKLRQQGGFNDFDVIGTVYLLFAEYIKKMSEQMLKNSLISRRNEERVIKAQYYMLKNIDKQFPGIEYLSQYCGISSSLFKRSFKEVTGYTSYNFFIENKLFKAKELLEESDLSIATISNELNFSNPSYFSIMFKKKFGMLPKYYRK from the coding sequence ATGAAAAAAGAGTTTCAGAATGATGTTCAAGGTTTAGATCAGAATGTTTCAATCCTTAGGGAGCCAATGAAGCAGAGTGAAAAAGGCCTTTTGGGAATTTTCAGTGCAGATAATAATTCTTACAGCTACTTTGTAGAAGTTGAACAGGACATAGGAGTGTTCTATATAGATGAAACCTGCACCGATACAATTCAGTTAGCAAGTAAAAGTTCTAAAGATGATTTTGTGTGTCTTTATTATACTATTTCTGATGAAAATTCGGAACTAGTATTTAAGATTGGGTCCGAAATCATAAAAGGATGGGGATACAATTTTTTTAGCACTAATAGATTTTTGAAAGTTGAACCGAAAAACAAAGAAACGAAAGTCGATGTGTTGTGTATTTTTATGAGAAAAGAAGTGATTGCTAGACACCTTGAGAACATTAAAGGCTTTGAAAAAAAAACGTTTTTTAATGAATATTATAGTCAGAGCAATGCTTTAAGATATGAGCAGATCAGTGGCGAAAGTTTTCAACTTCTCAGAGATCTCCAAAAACTTCGACAACAGGGAGGTTTTAATGATTTTGATGTCATAGGCACTGTTTATCTGCTCTTTGCCGAGTATATTAAAAAAATGTCAGAACAAATGCTTAAAAATTCATTAATCAGCAGAAGAAATGAAGAAAGAGTAATCAAAGCACAATATTATATGCTCAAAAATATAGATAAACAATTTCCAGGAATTGAATATCTTTCGCAGTACTGCGGTATTTCGAGTAGTCTGTTCAAAAGATCATTTAAAGAAGTTACAGGATATACATCCTATAATTTTTTTATAGAAAATAAGCTTTTTAAAGCAAAGGAACTTCTTGAAGAAAGCGATTTAAGTATAGCTACAATTTCAAATGAGTTAAATTTTAGCAACCCATCCTATTTTAGTATTATGTTTAAAAAAAAATTTGGAATGCTTCCTAAATACTACAGGAAATAA
- a CDS encoding HAMP domain-containing sensor histidine kinase, whose amino-acid sequence MLQIIVIAIWYSEKVNQSKTEEALDSASTLNKIAHFTNKINRSFINSQKNFNDYKVQNDKKSLEKYIASLNGLNNLIDSLNLISNNNEEFAKILIERNKSQVNIQVLKANIDSIIDLQINPDKNKISKLFVLDKFEYKKILDSIKTESYVKTDSVTKKGLFARLGNALAGKSEVQKEQVNTTITMKYNNKIVTGSIEEQMANIFNTTYDYYGQQFKNLKNNFANLRNQDARLMELNNRLLTIEGKLLPTYSDSISILQDNNQKQLQDSSDSNKIVRSYTIAILIVIMLVLSILIFSFTTISFQYETRLTAAHLKIKENLSFKNRIVGMISHEIRSPLSIISMYSKMISSSIKDQEIQESFKSIQFTTNSLLLLTNQILEYSKDENRTLKLNKTTFKLVDEIDQIIVSISSLVESKGNKIEVESNLLSNYEISSDLIKIHQLFYNLIGNANKFTKNGLISIAVDFELIEDKKLNLKVGIKDNGIGISESDLKNVFQSYYQGTVSENVKDLGVGLGLNLCKEIVELFDGEINIESQIGIGTKVIFNLILNVV is encoded by the coding sequence TTGTTGCAAATAATTGTTATCGCAATTTGGTACAGCGAAAAAGTTAATCAATCTAAAACAGAAGAAGCTTTAGATTCTGCGAGCACTTTGAATAAAATAGCTCATTTTACAAATAAGATAAATCGTTCATTTATTAATTCTCAAAAGAATTTTAACGATTATAAAGTGCAAAATGATAAGAAATCGTTAGAAAAATATATAGCTTCTCTTAACGGATTAAACAATCTGATTGATAGTTTAAATCTAATATCGAATAACAATGAAGAATTTGCGAAAATTTTAATTGAAAGGAATAAATCGCAAGTAAATATTCAGGTATTAAAAGCAAATATTGATTCTATTATCGATTTGCAGATTAATCCTGATAAAAATAAGATATCAAAATTATTTGTGCTGGATAAATTTGAGTACAAGAAGATTTTAGATAGCATTAAAACAGAATCTTATGTAAAAACAGACAGCGTTACAAAAAAAGGACTGTTTGCAAGATTAGGAAATGCATTAGCAGGAAAAAGTGAAGTTCAGAAGGAACAGGTAAATACAACTATTACAATGAAGTATAATAATAAAATTGTAACCGGAAGTATTGAAGAGCAAATGGCGAACATATTTAATACGACTTACGATTATTATGGACAGCAATTTAAAAACCTAAAAAATAATTTTGCCAATTTAAGAAACCAGGATGCAAGATTAATGGAACTCAATAACCGCTTGCTTACTATAGAAGGAAAATTGTTGCCAACTTACAGCGATTCGATTAGTATTCTTCAAGATAATAATCAAAAACAATTACAGGATAGCTCAGACTCCAATAAAATAGTCAGAAGTTACACGATTGCCATTTTGATTGTAATAATGTTAGTATTATCAATTTTAATTTTCAGTTTTACCACAATTTCATTTCAATATGAAACAAGACTTACTGCTGCTCATTTGAAAATAAAAGAAAATCTAAGTTTTAAAAACAGAATTGTGGGTATGATAAGCCACGAAATTAGATCTCCACTGAGCATAATTTCTATGTATAGTAAAATGATAAGTTCTTCTATAAAAGATCAGGAAATTCAAGAATCCTTTAAATCGATTCAGTTTACAACAAATTCATTGCTTCTGCTCACAAATCAGATTCTGGAATATTCAAAAGATGAAAATCGTACATTGAAATTAAACAAAACAACATTTAAATTAGTAGATGAAATTGATCAAATTATTGTGTCAATAAGTTCCCTTGTAGAAAGCAAGGGAAACAAAATTGAAGTAGAATCTAACTTACTATCCAATTACGAAATCAGTTCTGATCTTATAAAGATTCATCAGCTTTTTTATAATCTGATTGGAAATGCAAATAAATTCACAAAAAACGGATTAATATCAATTGCTGTTGATTTTGAACTTATAGAAGATAAAAAACTTAATCTGAAAGTTGGAATTAAGGATAACGGGATAGGAATCTCAGAGAGTGATCTAAAAAATGTATTCCAATCTTATTATCAGGGAACTGTTTCAGAAAATGTCAAAGATTTAGGAGTAGGTTTGGGGCTAAATTTATGCAAAGAAATAGTTGAATTATTTGATGGAGAAATTAATATTGAAAGTCAGATTGGTATTGGAACAAAGGTTATTTTCAATTTGATTTTGAATGTGGTTTAG
- a CDS encoding OmpA family protein yields MKKSIKYLAVAFLFAYGSYGQQNQMKKGNNDYEKCAYVDAVKVYEKVFERGYKSADMLKKLGNAYYFQADYANAAKWYGELFALPDSKEAEYYYRYAQSLKATMNYAKADEVLKEFSKMDKQDSRAVMAMDQKNYLDAIKKNSGKFTVKDAGINSDKSDYGSAVLGKKIIFASARGNNKMNEWNGENCTDLYEADLKDDGSFGTPSKFGGDLNTKYNESTPVFTKDGQTVYFTRNNYMNGKKRMNKQNIILLKLYKATKVGDKWGNVKELPFNSNDYSVAHPALSPDEKTLYFVSNMPGTLGDSDIFKVSINGNDMYGTPVNLGSGINTKGRESFPYVTDANEIYFASDGHPGLGGLDIFSGSIDSKGAVSNIQNLGADINSAQDDFAYIINTVTGKGYFSSNKVGGKGSDDIYSFEKKKCTQELNGVITDAETGIILPGAKVSLFEMNDLSLKNSMLADASGKYNFTVDCGKHYNVRAEKPEYTTKEVAIAIPEISGKTSLSLSISLEKSKCRVVVGDDLGKCFNIKNIYFDLDKSNIRAEAALDLEKILVVMNENPTMELDIRSHTDCRASKAYNMALSDRRAKSTIQWLIKNGIAPNRLTGRGYGESKLVNHCECEGKVATPCTEEEHQANRRSEFIITKI; encoded by the coding sequence ATGAAAAAATCAATAAAGTATTTAGCAGTAGCATTCTTATTTGCTTATGGTTCTTACGGACAGCAGAATCAAATGAAAAAAGGAAATAATGATTACGAAAAATGTGCTTATGTAGACGCTGTTAAAGTATATGAAAAAGTATTTGAGCGGGGCTACAAATCAGCTGATATGCTGAAGAAATTAGGGAACGCTTATTATTTTCAGGCAGATTATGCAAATGCAGCCAAGTGGTATGGCGAACTTTTTGCGCTGCCGGACAGCAAGGAAGCAGAATATTACTATCGCTACGCGCAGTCCCTCAAAGCTACCATGAATTATGCTAAGGCAGATGAAGTTTTAAAAGAGTTTTCAAAAATGGATAAGCAAGATTCCAGAGCAGTAATGGCTATGGATCAAAAAAATTATCTTGATGCCATCAAAAAAAACTCTGGCAAGTTTACCGTTAAAGATGCAGGAATTAATTCTGATAAATCGGATTATGGAAGTGCCGTTTTAGGCAAAAAAATAATATTTGCTTCTGCACGCGGGAATAACAAAATGAATGAATGGAACGGTGAAAATTGTACCGACTTATATGAAGCCGATCTAAAAGATGACGGTTCATTTGGTACTCCGTCTAAATTTGGAGGCGACTTGAATACCAAGTACAATGAATCTACTCCGGTATTTACAAAAGACGGTCAAACCGTATATTTTACCAGAAACAACTATATGAATGGTAAAAAACGCATGAACAAGCAAAACATAATATTGCTTAAATTATACAAAGCTACCAAAGTTGGAGACAAATGGGGAAACGTTAAAGAACTTCCATTCAATAGTAATGATTACAGTGTAGCGCATCCTGCTTTAAGTCCAGATGAAAAAACACTATACTTTGTTTCGAATATGCCCGGAACTCTAGGAGATTCGGATATTTTTAAAGTAAGCATCAACGGAAATGATATGTACGGAACTCCGGTAAATCTGGGGTCAGGGATCAATACCAAAGGAAGAGAAAGTTTTCCTTATGTTACAGATGCAAATGAAATTTATTTTGCATCAGACGGACATCCGGGACTTGGAGGATTGGATATTTTTTCCGGAAGTATTGATAGCAAAGGTGCCGTAAGTAACATTCAAAATTTGGGAGCTGATATTAATTCGGCTCAGGATGATTTTGCATACATCATCAATACGGTTACAGGAAAGGGATATTTTTCTTCTAACAAAGTTGGAGGAAAAGGTTCTGATGACATCTATAGTTTTGAGAAGAAAAAATGTACACAGGAATTAAACGGAGTGATCACAGATGCCGAAACTGGAATTATCTTGCCGGGCGCAAAAGTTAGTCTGTTTGAAATGAACGATTTATCATTGAAAAATTCAATGCTGGCTGATGCCTCAGGAAAATATAATTTCACGGTAGATTGTGGGAAGCACTATAATGTAAGGGCCGAAAAACCAGAATACACTACCAAAGAAGTGGCTATCGCAATACCTGAGATAAGCGGAAAAACAAGTTTATCACTGTCAATTTCACTTGAAAAATCAAAATGCAGAGTTGTTGTCGGAGATGATTTAGGAAAATGCTTCAATATAAAAAACATATACTTTGATTTGGACAAATCAAATATTCGTGCTGAAGCCGCTTTGGATTTAGAGAAAATTTTGGTAGTCATGAATGAAAATCCAACAATGGAACTCGACATTCGCTCGCATACAGACTGCCGTGCTTCGAAAGCCTACAATATGGCATTGTCTGACAGAAGAGCCAAATCAACTATTCAATGGTTAATTAAAAATGGTATTGCACCAAACCGATTAACAGGTAGAGGATATGGCGAATCGAAATTGGTAAACCATTGTGAGTGTGAAGGTAAAGTTGCCACTCCTTGTACTGAAGAGGAACATCAGGCCAACAGAAGAAGTGAGTTTATCATCACAAAAATTTAG
- a CDS encoding type IX secretion system membrane protein PorP/SprF, with the protein MASVNNEFSPNVGAGVYLHSDKTYIGISVPAFLQTNKYADNDRAIYLDKMHFYLIGGHVFDLSDNVQFKPAFLLKATQGAPLQLDLSGNFMFSEKFVVGGAWRWGAAVSAMAGFQVTRGMFIGYGYDRETTNLTHYNSGSHELFLRFEIFKKGVGFVSPRFF; encoded by the coding sequence TTGGCATCTGTTAATAATGAGTTTAGTCCAAATGTTGGGGCTGGAGTTTATTTGCATTCTGATAAAACATATATCGGAATATCAGTTCCGGCTTTTTTACAAACCAATAAATATGCAGATAATGACCGTGCAATTTATCTGGACAAAATGCATTTCTACTTAATTGGAGGGCACGTTTTTGATTTGTCAGATAACGTTCAATTTAAGCCTGCTTTTTTATTAAAAGCCACTCAGGGTGCGCCTTTACAGCTTGATTTATCCGGTAATTTTATGTTTAGCGAAAAATTTGTTGTTGGAGGTGCTTGGAGATGGGGAGCAGCAGTGAGTGCCATGGCCGGTTTTCAGGTTACTAGAGGTATGTTTATAGGATATGGATATGATAGGGAAACCACCAATCTGACGCATTACAATTCAGGTTCGCACGAGTTGTTCTTAAGGTTTGAAATATTTAAAAAAGGAGTAGGTTTTGTTTCACCAAGATTCTTTTAA
- a CDS encoding AraC family transcriptional regulator codes for MKELKHSYSHDIDWYHKCAKDIDANVINDKIIIFPPDIGSGTSYFLPVTKGVSVVVIDAIFTNDIVVKRLDSHNDLYILHFDLSEKINRVNLINDSSCELGLNVTSGFSVFHSAVGSVLQPLKNRRIFTVRILIDRSKLIDYLIKKDKSLKNIEKRILFYNHLNAQSKILINTLKVRSVFDTDFELYLKGITMKLLANFIDTYTHPTKKEMRSSQKQALRDTHDFLIKNVYGKFPGLKALARMSRTSESLFKMNFKALYDETPYRYFIKEKMLQASKLLKSGAFSTIREIYIMLNFEDLSCFNAKYSEIFGRKASADFVKKAEGKI; via the coding sequence ATGAAAGAATTAAAACATAGCTATTCGCATGACATAGATTGGTATCATAAATGTGCAAAAGATATTGATGCGAACGTTATCAACGATAAAATTATCATATTCCCTCCAGATATTGGTTCTGGGACATCGTATTTCTTGCCAGTTACAAAAGGAGTTTCGGTTGTGGTCATAGATGCAATATTTACAAATGATATAGTTGTAAAAAGATTAGATTCTCATAATGATTTGTATATCCTGCATTTTGATTTAAGCGAGAAAATAAATCGTGTCAATTTGATAAATGACTCGTCTTGTGAGTTAGGATTGAATGTTACATCAGGTTTTTCTGTTTTTCATAGCGCTGTAGGAAGTGTTCTTCAGCCTTTAAAAAACAGGAGGATTTTTACCGTGCGAATATTAATAGACAGAAGTAAGCTCATAGATTACCTTATAAAAAAAGATAAATCCTTAAAGAATATTGAAAAAAGGATTTTGTTTTATAATCATCTTAATGCGCAAAGCAAAATTCTAATTAATACGCTCAAAGTCAGATCTGTATTTGATACCGATTTTGAATTATATTTAAAAGGGATAACAATGAAATTATTGGCAAACTTCATTGATACCTATACCCATCCAACTAAAAAAGAGATGCGTAGTTCTCAAAAACAGGCACTGAGAGATACCCATGATTTTTTAATTAAGAATGTTTATGGAAAATTTCCAGGCTTGAAAGCCTTAGCCCGAATGTCTCGTACATCTGAGAGCTTGTTTAAAATGAACTTTAAAGCTTTGTACGACGAAACCCCATATAGATATTTTATTAAGGAAAAGATGCTTCAGGCTAGCAAACTGCTAAAAAGCGGGGCTTTTTCAACCATTCGGGAGATTTACATAATGCTCAATTTTGAAGATTTAAGTTGCTTTAATGCTAAGTATTCCGAAATTTTTGGAAGAAAAGCTTCTGCCGATTTTGTAAAAAAAGCAGAAGGAAAAATCTAA
- a CDS encoding helix-turn-helix domain-containing protein, whose amino-acid sequence MKRITQHYGADLEWVHSVAKQYGGKVKGNFIVVPEEISTGPRYYLKCGKGIVALYLDLEYKSDLCLIQKNLKHDFLGLYFNLSQSEAKFSCGDDSDTVGSWAYNLACIDSSSTFQFEVKAGSRVFLFCIFIKKEAIELLIKKNGLGLKSKGISKILNPSKQDYIEWDRMNNVSFHILDDLRNQEVGDILFDLNMIGTVNILLSEYLSKLSNNRIVIRSINEKDLRNIIQAQRYLVENLEKKFPGISFLALEASMSESKFKRLFYQMTDMSPNSFFIDNKLVRAKHLLEEKELTVTQISDQLNFGSLTFFSAQFKKKFGILPKLYSLQL is encoded by the coding sequence ATGAAAAGAATTACTCAGCATTATGGGGCGGACTTAGAATGGGTGCATTCTGTCGCAAAGCAATATGGAGGAAAGGTAAAAGGAAATTTTATTGTCGTTCCAGAAGAAATTAGCACTGGACCACGATATTATTTAAAATGTGGAAAGGGAATTGTTGCATTATATTTAGATCTAGAGTATAAGTCTGACTTATGCTTAATCCAAAAAAATCTCAAACATGATTTTTTAGGATTGTATTTTAATCTTTCACAATCGGAAGCGAAGTTTTCATGTGGAGACGATTCTGATACTGTCGGTTCTTGGGCGTACAATCTAGCTTGTATTGATAGCTCTTCAACGTTTCAGTTTGAAGTTAAGGCCGGAAGCCGAGTTTTTTTGTTTTGCATTTTCATAAAAAAAGAGGCAATAGAATTACTCATAAAAAAAAATGGATTAGGCCTTAAAAGTAAAGGAATAAGCAAAATATTAAATCCCTCAAAACAAGATTATATTGAGTGGGATCGAATGAATAATGTCAGTTTCCATATCCTAGATGATTTGCGAAACCAAGAAGTAGGCGATATTCTTTTTGATCTTAATATGATTGGTACTGTGAATATCCTGCTATCAGAATATTTAAGTAAGCTGTCAAACAATAGAATTGTAATTAGGAGCATTAATGAAAAAGACTTACGCAACATTATTCAAGCACAGCGCTATTTGGTTGAGAATTTAGAAAAAAAATTCCCTGGAATAAGTTTTTTGGCATTGGAAGCAAGTATGTCAGAATCAAAATTCAAGAGACTATTTTATCAAATGACAGATATGTCGCCAAATTCCTTCTTTATAGATAACAAACTTGTCAGAGCAAAACATCTTCTGGAAGAAAAAGAGTTGACGGTAACCCAGATTTCAGATCAGTTAAACTTTGGAAGCCTTACTTTTTTCAGTGCCCAATTCAAAAAGAAATTTGGCATACTTCCAAAATTATACTCACTTCAATTGTAA
- a CDS encoding AraC family transcriptional regulator produces the protein MKTIEHSFGADLTWVKPYTESLNGKIEGNFIVVPEEINTGVRYFLDCGDGVTALYIDVKYNTEILFLQKNTKDDFVGIYYDLTHGEANISNNYFLYNLGCYGYNLSIIDSILDTQYHVKEGTRTFALCIFIKKINIKKYAEKHHLFRDQIDKIMDPEKNVFIKFDRISFKSNLILEEFRKAKPLGSTFDLSLIATAHLLVSDYLDQMLKNSIIVEKVNQIDFLSIIQTQDFLIQNGNKPFPSIGTIAREANMSESKFKKLFCKITGLTPNVFFMTNKMHRAKELLSEEKRTISEVVDELNFGDYSYFISKFKKHYGVSPYTFIRKA, from the coding sequence ATGAAAACAATTGAACATTCGTTTGGTGCAGATTTAACTTGGGTTAAACCATATACTGAGAGTCTTAACGGAAAAATAGAAGGTAATTTTATTGTCGTTCCAGAAGAAATTAATACTGGCGTGAGATATTTTTTAGACTGCGGAGACGGTGTTACTGCACTCTATATTGATGTAAAGTATAATACTGAAATTCTTTTTCTACAGAAAAACACAAAAGATGATTTTGTCGGAATTTATTATGATCTTACTCACGGAGAAGCCAACATCAGTAATAATTACTTTTTATACAATCTTGGCTGTTATGGCTATAATTTGTCGATTATTGACAGCATATTGGATACGCAGTATCATGTAAAAGAAGGAACAAGAACTTTTGCACTCTGCATTTTTATAAAAAAAATTAACATAAAAAAATATGCCGAGAAACATCATCTTTTTCGAGATCAAATTGATAAGATTATGGATCCCGAAAAAAATGTTTTTATAAAATTTGACAGGATTTCATTTAAAAGCAATCTTATTTTAGAAGAGTTTCGTAAGGCTAAACCATTGGGCAGCACATTTGATCTCAGCTTAATTGCTACTGCACATTTATTGGTTTCTGACTATCTCGACCAAATGCTAAAGAATAGCATTATTGTAGAAAAAGTAAACCAAATCGATTTTTTAAGTATCATACAAACTCAGGATTTTTTAATACAAAATGGCAATAAACCTTTTCCGTCAATAGGCACGATCGCAAGAGAAGCTAATATGTCCGAATCAAAATTTAAAAAACTTTTTTGCAAAATTACCGGCCTTACGCCAAATGTTTTTTTTATGACCAACAAAATGCATAGAGCGAAGGAACTTCTATCGGAAGAAAAGCGAACTATTTCTGAAGTAGTTGATGAACTGAATTTTGGAGATTACTCCTATTTTATTTCAAAATTTAAAAAGCACTATGGCGTTTCTCCTTACACCTTTATTAGAAAAGCGTAA
- a CDS encoding helix-turn-helix domain-containing protein, which produces MYKKNQFYCLTPEWQEEMARKLQGKFIDDKIITFPETLGRGSTFFIQIVPGIAAVLMDFVLAAPLKIDRIEDEIERYVFHFDLSEGENNIAIRNKNKTVGNAVKLGLSIFNNQQQYYFEPAIGSRVFVVRLFVDKKLMNELIENNPESENMLQKIKFSKKKLFYSSDIDSESLLMLANLREIPVTETSFDVHIKGIALKLLANVLLILAKPQEESNEMTVSEREGILKTGEYLSENVHQSFPSIQFLARIAGVCETRFKILFKKLFQTTSHDFFTQEKMILANKLLQSGDYKTLNEIIEELNYSSSNQFTVKYLKFFKRKPSEDFIRKYDKIKE; this is translated from the coding sequence ATGTATAAAAAAAATCAATTCTATTGCCTAACACCTGAATGGCAGGAAGAAATGGCCCGAAAACTTCAGGGAAAATTTATTGATGACAAGATTATAACCTTTCCCGAAACTTTGGGTCGCGGATCTACCTTTTTTATTCAGATTGTTCCTGGTATTGCTGCAGTTCTAATGGATTTTGTATTGGCAGCTCCCTTAAAAATTGATCGGATTGAAGACGAAATTGAACGATATGTTTTTCATTTTGATTTAAGCGAAGGAGAAAACAATATAGCTATTCGCAATAAGAATAAGACAGTTGGAAACGCTGTAAAACTGGGCTTGTCTATTTTTAATAATCAGCAGCAGTACTATTTTGAACCTGCAATAGGATCAAGAGTTTTTGTAGTTCGGCTTTTTGTGGACAAGAAACTGATGAATGAGCTAATAGAAAACAATCCTGAAAGCGAAAATATGCTTCAAAAAATTAAATTCTCAAAAAAGAAACTTTTCTATTCTTCAGATATTGACAGTGAAAGTTTGCTGATGCTGGCCAATTTACGCGAAATCCCTGTTACAGAAACTTCTTTCGATGTACATATTAAGGGCATTGCTTTAAAGTTGCTAGCCAATGTTTTGCTTATCCTTGCAAAACCACAAGAAGAGAGTAATGAGATGACGGTTTCAGAAAGAGAAGGCATATTAAAAACAGGAGAGTACCTGTCTGAAAATGTTCATCAGTCATTTCCATCCATTCAGTTTCTCGCAAGAATAGCAGGCGTGTGCGAAACAAGATTTAAGATTTTGTTTAAAAAACTTTTTCAAACAACCTCGCATGACTTTTTTACCCAAGAAAAAATGATACTGGCCAACAAGCTTTTACAAAGCGGAGATTATAAAACTTTGAATGAAATTATCGAAGAATTGAACTACTCAAGTTCAAATCAATTTACGGTCAAATATCTCAAATTTTTTAAAAGAAAGCCAAGTGAAGATTTTATAAGAAAGTATGATAAAATTAAGGAGTAA